A single region of the bacterium genome encodes:
- a CDS encoding sigma-54 dependent transcriptional regulator — protein METILIVDDEKDLRFNLSNILKDEGYNAIAVGDGRKALNAVKKNSPNLVLLDMKLPEMDGMQILEKMKLIDKDLIIIMLTAYGNLNGAVKAMKLGAFDYLAKPFDNEELILVIKRALRTQYLAKEVETLKKRVGEKITAEELMGESPQIKQVLKQIKIIAPTNMTVILQGESGTGKELIAQMIHQESPRKNDPFIAIDCGAIPDTLAESELFGHEKGAFTGADAQKEGRFEEANGGTLFLDEITNLSSTTQRKLLRVIQERRLQHIGGKRSIKVDVRIIVATNINLSGAVRRGKFREDLFHRLNEFHISLPPLRERKDDIPHLAMRFLGGGNQELNKKIEGFSSDVMKLLLDYPWPGNVRELKNVVRKAVLLCDSNHIKPEHFPLDNIASTKKLEFQQDLDKGVSLKEITKKATGQIEKEAIEQALAKAGGNKSKTAKILKIDRMTLYSKMKEYQIRRL, from the coding sequence ATGGAGACGATTCTAATAGTAGATGATGAGAAGGACTTGCGTTTTAATCTTTCCAACATTTTGAAGGACGAAGGTTACAACGCAATCGCTGTGGGAGACGGAAGGAAAGCGCTTAATGCAGTTAAGAAAAATTCTCCCAATTTGGTCCTGCTGGATATGAAGCTTCCTGAAATGGATGGGATGCAGATTCTAGAGAAGATGAAGCTGATTGATAAGGATTTGATTATTATAATGCTTACTGCTTATGGAAATCTAAATGGAGCGGTAAAAGCAATGAAATTAGGGGCATTTGACTATCTTGCCAAGCCTTTTGATAATGAAGAATTAATTCTTGTAATAAAAAGGGCTCTTCGGACCCAATATTTAGCCAAGGAAGTAGAAACTCTAAAAAAACGGGTTGGTGAAAAAATTACAGCAGAAGAGCTAATGGGAGAAAGCCCTCAAATAAAGCAAGTCTTAAAACAGATTAAGATAATTGCTCCGACCAATATGACTGTAATACTTCAAGGTGAAAGCGGAACAGGCAAGGAATTGATTGCTCAGATGATCCATCAGGAAAGTCCGCGAAAAAATGACCCTTTTATTGCTATAGACTGTGGCGCAATTCCCGATACATTGGCTGAGAGTGAACTCTTTGGTCATGAGAAAGGCGCCTTTACAGGAGCTGATGCTCAAAAAGAAGGCAGGTTTGAAGAGGCTAATGGAGGAACTCTGTTTCTGGATGAGATTACAAATCTCTCTTCTACTACGCAGAGAAAACTTCTCAGAGTGATACAGGAAAGAAGGCTTCAGCATATAGGCGGCAAGAGAAGTATAAAAGTTGACGTCAGAATAATCGTGGCTACGAACATTAATCTCTCAGGCGCGGTAAGGCGGGGTAAATTTAGAGAGGACCTCTTCCATAGGTTAAATGAATTTCATATTTCACTTCCCCCGCTTCGGGAAAGAAAAGATGACATCCCCCATTTAGCCATGCGTTTTTTGGGGGGAGGAAATCAGGAATTAAATAAAAAAATAGAAGGGTTTTCTTCTGATGTAATGAAATTGCTTCTGGATTATCCCTGGCCGGGCAATGTTAGAGAATTAAAGAATGTAGTCAGAAAAGCAGTGCTTCTGTGCGATTCCAATCATATCAAACCGGAACACTTTCCATTAGATAATATTGCTTCCACTAAAAAGCTTGAATTTCAGCAGGATTTGGATAAAGGAGTCTCCCTCAAAGAGATAACTAAAAAAGCGACAGGACAGATAGAAAAGGAAGCTATTGAGCAAGCACTGGCAAAAGCCGGCGGCAATAAAAGTAAAACCGCCAAAATCCTCAAAATAGACCGCATGACCCTCTATTCTAAGATGAAGGAATATCAGATACGTAGACTGTAA
- the gvpA gene encoding gas vesicle structural protein GvpA, which yields MAVEKAIGSSSLVEVIDRILDKGVVVDAWVRISLVGIELLAIEARVVVASVETYLKYAEAIGLTATAA from the coding sequence ATGGCAGTAGAAAAAGCAATCGGTTCATCTAGTTTGGTTGAGGTTATTGACAGAATCCTTGACAAGGGTGTTGTGGTTGATGCATGGGTTAGAATTTCTTTAGTTGGTATTGAATTACTCGCTATTGAAGCAAGAGTCGTAGTCGCATCAGTCGAGACATACCTGAAGTATGCTGAAGCAATTGGTCTAACCGCAACAGCAGCTTAA
- the gvpN gene encoding gas vesicle protein GvpN: MAAVEEMTTVLEPSPLSDFVETKYVKDVTNRTLSYIKAGFPVHFRGPSGTGKTTLAMHVASKVKRPVVMIHGDEEFTTSDLVGGEHGYRFRKVVDRFVSRVLKVEEDMVKRWVDNRLTVACKYGFTLIYDEFTRSRPEANNILLSILQEKMMDLPVGRGGEEPYLKVDPDFTAIFTSNPEEYAGVHRSQDALRDRMITMDLDHFDYDTEIGITRAKSKLSKQDSERIVNIVRGLRESGKCEYAPTVRGCIMIAKTLKVLGTAPAKSNGSFSAMCQDILASETSRVGSKTNQDRVKGIVKELVKKYS, translated from the coding sequence ATGGCAGCTGTTGAGGAGATGACCACAGTACTTGAACCAAGTCCTTTATCAGACTTTGTGGAAACAAAGTATGTGAAGGATGTCACTAATCGGACACTTTCCTATATTAAGGCCGGTTTTCCGGTCCATTTTCGAGGTCCTTCAGGGACAGGAAAGACCACTCTGGCTATGCATGTAGCCAGTAAGGTTAAAAGGCCGGTGGTAATGATTCACGGGGATGAAGAGTTTACAACCTCTGATTTGGTGGGTGGTGAACATGGCTACAGGTTTAGAAAGGTTGTAGACAGATTTGTCTCCAGGGTGTTGAAAGTGGAAGAAGATATGGTAAAGCGCTGGGTGGATAACCGTTTAACGGTTGCCTGTAAGTATGGTTTTACCCTTATCTATGATGAATTCACACGTTCCCGTCCTGAGGCAAACAATATTCTTCTCTCTATTTTGCAGGAGAAGATGATGGATCTGCCAGTGGGAAGAGGCGGAGAAGAACCGTATTTAAAGGTTGACCCTGATTTTACCGCTATTTTCACATCAAACCCTGAGGAATATGCCGGAGTTCATCGGAGTCAGGACGCTCTTAGGGACAGAATGATAACCATGGATTTGGACCATTTTGATTATGATACGGAAATAGGTATTACCAGGGCAAAATCCAAACTCTCTAAACAAGATTCTGAGAGGATAGTTAATATTGTAAGAGGATTGAGGGAATCAGGAAAGTGTGAGTATGCACCAACCGTACGCGGCTGTATTATGATTGCTAAGACGCTTAAAGTTCTGGGCACTGCTCCTGCTAAGAGTAATGGTTCCTTCAGCGCGATGTGTCAGGACATATTGGCTTCTGAGACCAGTAGAGTTGGCTCAAAGACGAATCAGGACAGGGTAAAGGGGATAGTTAAGGAGTTGGTTAAGAAATATAGTTAA
- a CDS encoding gas vesicle protein, whose amino-acid sequence MTNKMAHATEATNLADILERVLDKGIVIAGDIKIQIADIDLLTIKIRLLVASVDKAMEMGINWWQQDSYLSSEAKEKEIENENKSLKKRLERLEAKIK is encoded by the coding sequence ATGACTAATAAAATGGCTCATGCTACTGAGGCGACGAATCTTGCGGATATTTTAGAAAGGGTTCTGGATAAGGGGATAGTTATTGCCGGGGATATTAAGATCCAAATTGCCGACATTGATCTTCTCACTATCAAAATAAGGCTGTTGGTTGCCTCTGTGGATAAGGCAATGGAGATGGGGATAAATTGGTGGCAGCAGGATTCTTATCTTTCTTCTGAAGCAAAAGAGAAAGAAATAGAGAACGAAAATAAATCCTTAAAAAAGAGATTAGAACGGTTAGAAGCGAAGATAAAATAA
- a CDS encoding Hsp20/alpha crystallin family protein, translating to MAKEKKKNEEAVGFDFGIGGLFKGIEKLVDLAADLKEAGGEIKKEGEIDLSHLKKGMKGVFGFSVKSAVGGKPTVETFGHKIKKTPEGPTVEEEREPIIDVFDEKEEIRVYAEMPGVNDESISVDLKGDILEITAVSKDRKYRKEILLPAKVESKTLERSFKNGILEIKIKK from the coding sequence ATGGCTAAAGAAAAGAAAAAAAATGAAGAAGCGGTAGGTTTTGATTTTGGCATTGGTGGGCTGTTTAAAGGTATTGAGAAATTAGTTGACCTGGCAGCAGATTTAAAAGAGGCCGGAGGGGAGATTAAGAAAGAAGGCGAAATAGACCTGAGCCATCTTAAGAAAGGGATGAAGGGAGTATTTGGATTTTCTGTAAAAAGCGCGGTGGGAGGAAAACCAACAGTTGAGACATTCGGCCACAAAATTAAGAAGACCCCTGAAGGTCCCACGGTTGAAGAAGAGAGAGAGCCTATCATAGATGTATTTGATGAAAAAGAAGAGATCCGAGTCTATGCTGAGATGCCGGGGGTAAATGACGAGTCTATATCGGTTGATTTAAAAGGGGATATATTAGAAATAACAGCTGTAAGTAAGGATAGAAAATACCGCAAGGAAATTTTGCTTCCTGCTAAAGTTGAATCTAAAACTTTAGAGAGGAGTTTTAAAAACGGTATCTTAGAAATAAAAATAAAGAAATGA
- a CDS encoding ArsA family ATPase, with protein sequence MALTGLREDALKLVLFGGKGGVGKTTCASSTGFYLAKNFRTLLFSTDPAHSLSDSLEQDIGSNIIEVKGTKNLSAFEVSAEKALSRFKIEHEDQIKKILDTSTYLDEEDIDSIFDLPIPGMDEVMGFKTIVDLIEEAKFDKYIVDTAPSGHAMRLLTLPDLLDDWVKVMAKMRWKYRYMVERFGGRYNPDEGDDFLLTMKKTVKRIENLLKDQKRCEFIAVTIPEDMAILETGRMINNLNDYGIKVRQLVINNVVESQDCGFCRERRKGQEKHINRIMKKFDDLKITIVPLQSREVKGIDTLNNFKEMLFQ encoded by the coding sequence ATGGCATTAACAGGATTAAGAGAAGATGCGTTAAAACTGGTTTTATTTGGAGGGAAGGGCGGCGTAGGAAAGACAACCTGTGCATCAAGCACAGGCTTTTATTTAGCAAAGAATTTCAGGACATTGCTTTTTTCAACAGACCCGGCACATTCGCTCTCTGATAGTTTAGAGCAGGACATTGGCAGTAACATAATAGAGGTGAAAGGGACAAAAAACTTGAGTGCTTTTGAAGTAAGCGCAGAAAAAGCTCTTTCTAGATTCAAGATAGAACATGAAGACCAGATAAAAAAGATTTTGGATACCTCTACCTATTTAGATGAGGAAGACATTGATTCCATCTTTGATTTGCCTATTCCCGGGATGGATGAAGTGATGGGGTTCAAGACAATTGTTGATTTAATAGAGGAAGCTAAGTTTGACAAGTACATTGTAGATACCGCGCCTAGCGGTCATGCGATGAGACTTCTGACTTTACCTGACCTGCTGGATGACTGGGTCAAGGTTATGGCAAAGATGAGATGGAAGTATAGATATATGGTGGAAAGATTTGGCGGAAGATATAATCCTGACGAAGGCGATGATTTCTTATTAACTATGAAAAAGACCGTAAAGAGAATAGAAAATCTTCTTAAGGATCAAAAAAGGTGTGAATTTATAGCAGTTACCATTCCGGAAGATATGGCAATTTTAGAAACCGGGAGAATGATAAATAATTTGAACGACTATGGCATAAAAGTGAGGCAATTAGTAATAAATAATGTTGTAGAATCGCAGGATTGCGGATTTTGTAGAGAAAGAAGAAAAGGGCAGGAGAAACATATAAACAGGATAATGAAAAAGTTTGATGACTTAAAAATAACAATTGTCCCTTTGCAATCAAGGGAGGTTAAAGGTATAGATACCTTGAATAATTTTAAAGAGATGCTATTTCAATAA
- a CDS encoding CDC48 family AAA ATPase, producing the protein MGKKNSALTLKVKEALPKDAGRAIARIDPEDMKTLGIEVGEVVEIDGKRKTPVKAMPSYVEDRGKKTIQMDGISRENAQIGLDEKVKISKIDYKSANKITLSPLTASSLLQRDKDTRYIGSLMEGLPVTSGDRIRATLFGSRSCDFKVLDTIPAGVVLINQTTSIKMKTKGAEKERSAKVSYEDIGGLDKPIQRIREMIELPLKYPQVFERLGIDPPKGVFLHGPPGCGKTLIARAVANETDAYFTSISGPEIMGKFYGESEARLRSIFEDAQAHAPAIIFLDEIESIAPKREDMGAEKQVERRVVAQLLALMDGLESRGHVVVIAATNLPNTVDPALRRPGRFDRELSIPIPDKNGRLEILQIHTRGMPLAEDVSLERLAEITHGFVGADLESLAREAAMSALRKILPKIDFELAEIPYETLLELQVTMDNFLEALKEIEPSAIREVFVEIPDVRWDEVGGLDEIKKSLIEAVEWPLKYSRLFEHVKTEPPTGILLSGSPGTGKTLVAKALATESGVNFISVKGPEIISKYVGESERAVREIFKKARMAAPCILFLDEIDSLVPTRGSAGGDSQVTERVISQFLTELGGIERLKGVVVIGATNRLDMIDTAVSRAGRFDIHLNFPLPDKKTRLRIFEIHAKDKPLDKDVNLEKLADQIEEYSGADIEAVCRRASMLAIRGYIENQKAKSKDQKLELKISKSNFEEAISLLKEQKNEIKGGG; encoded by the coding sequence ATGGGAAAAAAGAACTCAGCTCTTACACTTAAAGTAAAAGAAGCTCTGCCAAAGGATGCAGGAAGGGCTATCGCCAGGATTGACCCGGAAGATATGAAAACTCTTGGAATAGAAGTGGGCGAGGTTGTAGAGATTGACGGTAAAAGAAAAACTCCTGTCAAAGCAATGCCATCTTACGTAGAAGATAGAGGGAAAAAGACTATTCAAATGGATGGAATATCCAGAGAGAATGCGCAGATTGGACTGGATGAAAAGGTAAAGATCAGCAAGATTGACTATAAGTCTGCTAACAAAATCACACTCTCGCCTCTAACTGCATCAAGTCTGCTTCAAAGAGATAAAGATACCAGATATATCGGGTCGCTTATGGAGGGGCTTCCTGTAACCAGCGGCGATAGGATTAGAGCTACGCTTTTTGGCTCAAGATCCTGCGATTTTAAGGTGCTGGATACTATTCCTGCGGGTGTAGTTTTAATAAACCAGACTACTTCAATAAAGATGAAGACAAAGGGAGCAGAAAAAGAGAGGTCAGCCAAAGTTTCATATGAAGATATTGGCGGGCTTGATAAGCCAATCCAAAGAATCAGGGAGATGATAGAGCTTCCTTTAAAATATCCTCAAGTATTTGAAAGATTAGGAATTGATCCGCCGAAAGGCGTTTTTCTCCATGGTCCTCCGGGTTGTGGAAAAACCTTAATCGCTCGGGCCGTGGCTAATGAAACAGATGCTTATTTTACCAGCATAAGCGGACCGGAAATTATGGGGAAGTTTTATGGGGAGAGCGAAGCTCGCCTCCGTTCCATATTTGAAGATGCTCAGGCACATGCGCCTGCTATCATATTTTTGGATGAGATTGAATCTATTGCTCCAAAAAGAGAAGATATGGGCGCTGAAAAACAGGTTGAGCGAAGAGTAGTAGCTCAGCTTCTGGCTCTGATGGATGGATTAGAATCAAGGGGACATGTTGTTGTTATAGCTGCAACCAATTTGCCTAATACAGTTGATCCGGCTTTGAGACGGCCAGGCCGTTTTGACAGAGAATTATCTATCCCTATTCCGGATAAAAATGGGCGATTAGAAATTTTACAGATACATACAAGAGGAATGCCTTTGGCAGAAGATGTGAGTTTAGAGAGATTAGCTGAGATTACTCATGGATTTGTGGGCGCGGATTTAGAATCATTAGCAAGAGAAGCAGCAATGTCAGCGTTAAGAAAGATTTTGCCTAAGATAGATTTTGAATTAGCGGAGATACCTTATGAGACTCTTTTAGAATTGCAGGTTACTATGGACAATTTTTTGGAGGCATTGAAAGAAATAGAGCCTTCTGCTATCCGCGAGGTATTTGTTGAGATTCCTGATGTCCGGTGGGATGAGGTTGGTGGATTAGATGAAATAAAGAAGTCTTTAATTGAAGCCGTGGAATGGCCTCTTAAATACAGCAGATTATTTGAGCACGTCAAAACAGAGCCGCCTACAGGCATTTTGCTCTCCGGTTCTCCGGGTACGGGAAAGACTTTGGTAGCCAAAGCATTAGCTACTGAGAGCGGGGTTAATTTTATTTCTGTTAAAGGCCCTGAGATTATAAGTAAGTATGTGGGTGAGTCAGAACGCGCTGTCCGTGAGATATTTAAAAAGGCAAGAATGGCTGCTCCATGTATTTTATTCCTGGATGAAATAGACAGTCTGGTTCCTACACGCGGAAGCGCTGGAGGGGATTCACAGGTAACCGAGAGAGTGATCAGCCAATTTCTTACCGAACTTGGAGGGATAGAGAGATTAAAGGGCGTAGTAGTGATTGGTGCGACCAATAGATTAGATATGATAGACACCGCAGTATCAAGGGCGGGAAGGTTTGATATCCATTTAAACTTTCCATTACCTGATAAAAAGACAAGACTCAGAATTTTTGAAATTCATGCTAAAGACAAACCATTAGATAAAGATGTAAATTTAGAAAAATTAGCAGATCAAATAGAAGAATATTCCGGAGCAGATATTGAAGCTGTTTGCCGTCGCGCGTCTATGCTTGCTATAAGAGGATATATAGAAAATCAAAAGGCAAAAAGCAAAGATCAAAAATTAGAACTCAAGATATCAAAGAGCAATTTTGAAGAAGCTATTAGTTTACTAAAAGAACAGAAGAACGAAATAAAGGGGGGTGGTTAA
- a CDS encoding GvpL/GvpF family gas vesicle protein, with amino-acid sequence MAEIGKYIYGIISSNTNFRLFISEDSIHAIPYQDISAVVGDSEIIDYTCISKGDVAKMLVRHQKVIEGVMSSGLTIIPMKLGTFAVSEIEVKDILDRGYNLIKEIMEKTGDKIEIDIVATWSDFPSILKEVGEEREIKEFKERLLASPKEITITEQMKVGLMVKKALDTRKEKYAEKIKNALETLSQDLKLHELMDDNMVANIAFLINKTRQIEFDKKIEDLNTEFHDELNFRCIGPLPPYSFYTLEIKKMKFDEIDWAKKKLRLNDFAGKDEIKKAYRRVAASSHPDRNPDIPAKIFDDVNKANKILIDYCKAREQAGEEEFEKNAILIKVRE; translated from the coding sequence ATGGCTGAAATTGGAAAATATATTTATGGAATTATAAGTTCTAATACGAACTTCCGCCTTTTTATCTCGGAGGATAGCATACATGCGATTCCTTATCAGGATATCTCGGCTGTAGTAGGAGACTCTGAGATAATCGATTACACCTGTATATCTAAAGGTGATGTGGCGAAAATGCTGGTCAGGCATCAAAAGGTTATTGAAGGCGTTATGAGTTCAGGGCTTACAATTATTCCTATGAAATTAGGTACATTCGCTGTTTCGGAAATTGAGGTCAAAGATATTTTGGATAGAGGATATAACCTCATTAAGGAGATTATGGAGAAGACGGGCGATAAAATAGAGATTGATATAGTCGCCACATGGAGTGATTTTCCTTCAATTCTTAAAGAGGTTGGGGAAGAGAGAGAAATTAAAGAATTCAAAGAAAGGCTTTTAGCTAGTCCAAAAGAGATAACCATAACTGAGCAAATGAAAGTAGGGCTTATGGTTAAGAAAGCATTGGATACAAGAAAAGAAAAATATGCTGAAAAGATAAAGAATGCACTGGAAACTCTAAGCCAGGATCTAAAGTTGCATGAACTCATGGACGATAATATGGTTGCTAATATAGCCTTTTTGATAAATAAAACCCGGCAAATAGAATTTGATAAAAAGATAGAAGACCTAAACACTGAATTTCACGATGAGTTAAATTTTAGATGTATAGGTCCGCTTCCGCCTTATAGTTTCTATACGCTTGAGATAAAAAAGATGAAATTTGACGAGATTGATTGGGCAAAAAAGAAGTTGAGGTTAAATGATTTTGCAGGTAAAGATGAAATTAAGAAAGCTTATCGAAGAGTAGCCGCCTCTTCCCATCCTGATAGAAATCCGGATATACCGGCTAAAATTTTTGATGATGTAAACAAAGCTAATAAGATACTTATTGATTATTGCAAAGCTCGTGAACAAGCAGGCGAGGAAGAATTTGAAAAGAACGCAATATTGATCAAAGTGAGGGAGTAA
- a CDS encoding GvpL/GvpF family gas vesicle protein, producing MEKEGKYIYCIIATSQERNFGSIGIGGRGDEVLTIGYNDLSMVVSSHPMTKFTVNRENMLAHEKVIEEVMKEFDSVLPVRFGTVASNADEIRNLLDKRYREFKDSLRNMDHKIELGVKGIWKNMDIIFKEISEENREIKKAKVKIQNGKGKKNIQSKMEVGKEVFEALQKKKEKEAEKIVDALRRTSFDHKLNETITDEMFMNAAFLVDKGREKEFDNIMGDLSEEYKDRVKFMYVGPLPVFNFVSIAIYPEEWEK from the coding sequence ATGGAGAAAGAAGGTAAATATATCTATTGTATTATCGCAACATCGCAGGAGAGGAACTTTGGGTCAATAGGAATAGGTGGCAGGGGCGATGAGGTATTAACCATTGGCTATAATGATCTGAGCATGGTTGTAAGCAGTCATCCAATGACTAAATTTACTGTTAATCGCGAGAATATGCTGGCTCATGAGAAGGTAATTGAAGAAGTGATGAAGGAATTTGATAGTGTTCTTCCAGTCAGATTTGGCACAGTTGCCTCTAATGCCGATGAGATAAGAAATCTTCTGGATAAAAGATATAGAGAATTTAAGGACTCATTAAGAAATATGGATCATAAAATAGAATTAGGGGTTAAAGGGATATGGAAGAATATGGATATCATCTTCAAGGAGATTTCAGAAGAGAACAGAGAGATTAAGAAGGCAAAAGTGAAAATTCAAAACGGCAAAGGGAAAAAGAATATACAATCTAAGATGGAGGTTGGTAAAGAGGTTTTTGAAGCTCTGCAAAAGAAAAAAGAGAAAGAGGCAGAGAAGATAGTAGATGCCTTAAGAAGAACATCCTTTGACCATAAACTTAATGAGACTATTACTGATGAGATGTTTATGAATGCAGCCTTTTTGGTGGATAAAGGGAGAGAGAAAGAATTTGATAACATAATGGGTGATTTAAGTGAAGAATATAAGGATAGAGTAAAGTTTATGTATGTAGGTCCTTTACCTGTTTTTAATTTTGTGAGCATTGCAATTTATCCTGAAGAATGGGAGAAATAA
- a CDS encoding GvpL/GvpF family gas vesicle protein → METAVKRGKYIYCVIESNQAQSFGSPGVGGRGDELHTICFNDIAVVVSNSPIIKYPVSRENTLAHEKAIEEVMEKYVVLPVRFCTIAEDEKKVKKILEREHDKFKDLLDEIKGKKELGLKAIFKEDVIYKDILEKHEGIRKLKEGLASKPPEATHYERMEIGKMVETALQKEKEICEKEIINALLPLAVEHKTNNTYGERMIINAAFLVEKSKETEFDQKVQELDGKYGNKIKFKYVGTLPPFNFVNLVINIGEY, encoded by the coding sequence ATGGAAACGGCTGTAAAACGAGGTAAATATATATATTGCGTAATTGAGTCAAATCAAGCCCAATCATTCGGTTCGCCGGGAGTTGGCGGAAGAGGGGACGAATTGCATACTATTTGCTTTAACGATATAGCAGTTGTAGTGAGCAATTCTCCAATAATAAAATACCCGGTATCAAGGGAGAATACACTTGCTCATGAAAAGGCAATTGAGGAAGTGATGGAAAAATATGTAGTTTTGCCGGTAAGATTTTGTACAATTGCTGAAGACGAGAAGAAGGTAAAAAAGATTTTAGAAAGAGAGCATGATAAATTCAAAGATTTGTTGGATGAGATCAAAGGGAAAAAAGAGCTCGGATTAAAAGCAATATTTAAAGAGGATGTTATTTATAAAGATATCCTGGAAAAACATGAAGGCATAAGAAAGTTAAAAGAAGGGCTGGCTTCTAAACCCCCTGAAGCGACCCATTACGAACGTATGGAAATAGGAAAAATGGTGGAAACTGCTCTACAAAAAGAAAAAGAGATTTGTGAAAAGGAAATTATTAATGCTCTTTTGCCTTTGGCAGTAGAGCATAAGACGAATAATACCTATGGTGAACGAATGATTATTAATGCGGCTTTTTTAGTGGAGAAAAGCAAAGAAACAGAATTTGATCAGAAGGTTCAGGAACTTGACGGAAAATATGGTAATAAAATAAAATTTAAATATGTGGGCACATTACCGCCATTTAATTTTGTCAATTTAGTAATTAATATAGGAGAGTATTAA
- a CDS encoding gas vesicle protein GvpG codes for MFLIDDIFLAPLKGVVWLGKKMNEVIEKEISDEGRIKEKLMELQMQFELDEINDEEYKKQEEELLARLDAIRKAKEEEV; via the coding sequence ATGTTTTTAATTGATGATATATTCCTTGCGCCATTGAAAGGGGTGGTTTGGCTTGGCAAGAAGATGAATGAGGTTATAGAGAAGGAAATCTCTGATGAAGGGCGGATAAAAGAGAAACTTATGGAATTACAAATGCAGTTTGAACTTGATGAAATAAACGATGAAGAATATAAGAAGCAGGAAGAAGAACTTTTAGCGCGATTGGACGCTATTAGAAAAGCAAAAGAAGAGGAGGTGTGA
- the gvpO gene encoding gas vesicle protein GvpO encodes MANMEEAKKAVAEFLKKTLNVKDVKVIKVGKSEKGWETEAEVYEESSFIKALGLPTRVKDRNIYEIKLDDKLEVESYERKKEEKE; translated from the coding sequence ATGGCTAATATGGAAGAAGCTAAGAAAGCAGTTGCAGAGTTTTTAAAAAAGACCCTTAATGTCAAAGATGTAAAGGTTATTAAGGTTGGAAAGAGCGAAAAGGGCTGGGAGACAGAAGCAGAAGTATATGAAGAAAGTTCATTTATAAAGGCTCTCGGACTTCCAACAAGAGTAAAGGACCGGAATATCTATGAGATTAAATTGGATGATAAGTTGGAAGTAGAGTCTTACGAACGTAAAAAGGAAGAGAAGGAATAG
- a CDS encoding gas vesicle protein, with the protein MALEATRGNGGDNGTLVDVIDRILDKGLVINADITVSVAGVELLGVKVRAALASFETAAKYGLEFPSGTNYETAAWKEAAKGKDECPQCAKKVLTDELMNKGCPWCGWQSAKAKLKPKQIV; encoded by the coding sequence ATGGCTTTAGAGGCGACAAGAGGTAATGGTGGTGATAACGGAACTCTGGTTGACGTAATAGACCGCATTCTGGATAAGGGTTTAGTCATCAATGCGGATATTACTGTATCCGTAGCGGGGGTTGAATTACTTGGTGTAAAGGTTCGGGCAGCTCTGGCTTCATTTGAAACCGCAGCAAAATATGGTTTAGAATTCCCCTCAGGCACTAATTACGAAACCGCGGCATGGAAAGAGGCGGCAAAAGGTAAAGATGAATGTCCGCAGTGTGCTAAAAAGGTACTGACAGATGAACTGATGAATAAAGGATGCCCTTGGTGCGGCTGGCAAAGCGCTAAGGCAAAACTAAAACCAAAACAAATAGTCTAA
- a CDS encoding Hsp20/alpha crystallin family protein, producing the protein MDEEKKRNPEKQRDKKKEPGREKEEGIAGETLKGIGKMIPGLGGLFRGLRKSPVFKERLKKIDEEVERKLKEAPLEKTEKGKFKIEGKFEARHLAPDKPFMRKEVSPPMPQERSADIFDEEDHIKIIAEIPGVDANDINLNLQGNKLTISVDTLDRKYHQELKLPCEPKGELQKSYKNGILEVKIKKE; encoded by the coding sequence ATGGATGAAGAAAAAAAGCGAAATCCTGAGAAGCAAAGAGATAAAAAGAAAGAACCTGGTAGAGAAAAGGAAGAGGGTATAGCAGGAGAAACTCTTAAAGGGATTGGTAAGATGATTCCAGGATTGGGTGGATTGTTCAGGGGTCTGAGAAAATCTCCAGTATTCAAAGAAAGATTAAAAAAGATTGATGAAGAAGTAGAGCGCAAGTTGAAGGAAGCTCCCTTAGAAAAGACAGAAAAAGGAAAATTTAAGATAGAGGGAAAGTTTGAAGCAAGGCATTTAGCTCCAGATAAACCATTTATGAGAAAGGAAGTTTCTCCTCCAATGCCACAGGAAAGGTCAGCAGATATTTTTGACGAGGAAGATCATATTAAAATAATAGCTGAAATCCCCGGCGTAGATGCAAATGATATAAATCTTAATTTGCAAGGGAATAAACTTACTATATCTGTAGATACCCTTGACCGTAAATATCATCAGGAATTGAAACTACCCTGCGAACCTAAAGGGGAATTGCAGAAGTCTTATAAGAATGGGATCTTAGAAGTAAAGATAAAAAAGGAATAA